In bacterium, the sequence CGCAACAGCGCCCACCGATCGAGACCTGTCGCGAACGCGGCAGTGATGAAGAACGCCGCACGAAGGTTCTGGTAGCTGATAGGTACCATGTGGGCGTCGATGTAGATCAACGCGAGGAGCACGACTCCCTGGTTAGCGAGCCACCCCCCCGCGACGCCGGGCCAGGCCGCCCGGCGCCGGCAGAGTTCTCCAAAGACGATCCCGCTGAGCGTGCCGGCGGCAACGAGCGTCCAGGCGAAGGCCTCGCCGAAATGTCCCCCCATAAGCACCGGCAGGATCCATGCGAGACTGAGCTGGACCGCCATCGACGTGGAGAGCAGCTGAGATCCCCGCGCCGTCCCTTCAATGCGGTCGAGTCCGAGAGCGCCCCGATTGCGGATGACCCGAGGCAGGTCGAGCCGTTTGAGAAAATCGCCGGCCCGCCGGATGCCTTGGATCACTTCGACCCGGATGTCCCGACGGGGCCCATGCGTCTCGGTCGGCCGGGAGCGGGAGACGGCCACGATCCGATCCGCAGAATCGGCCGGCTCCGACGCCGGGGTCGCCCCGACCTCATACCACTCCTCGATGAAATCTCCGACCTTCAGGCCTCTTTCCAGCAGTCGATCCAACAGGGCGTTGTAGCGGCGTGCCTCCGGCGTATCCGATGCGGGCTGCGCGAGTACGGCCAGGGCCTTGGACAGGATCCGGTTCGGAAGGGTGCCCTCCTGCGCAAGTTCCAGCAGGCGATCGCGAAGTGCCCGGCGACGCTCCTCTCGCGGGGACCGTCCCGTGCGGGCGACGACGAGCGCGCCACGGACGTTCAAGTCCCATTTCATCGGCTCTTGGAACCCCTCGTCGAGAACGTGACCGTGGACGTACCGGTAGAGCTCGTCCATGGTGACGCACCCGTC encodes:
- a CDS encoding caspase family protein is translated as MSERRYAVLIAGSQFPDEPKLQPLRCPENDVDGLHEVLSSKTYGDFTDALVLKNVPHYEALLKINQVLKRAEKEDFVLIYYSGHGKLDMAGRLHLATFNTTVEALEATSIPVESIRNYVDVSPCSKVALMLDCCFSGAVGAAFARGNLDDQLRLASGGRGTYLMTASTGIQVALEKEQDRYGVFTKHVIEGIRGGGADLDGDGCVTMDELYRYVHGHVLDEGFQEPMKWDLNVRGALVVARTGRSPREERRRALRDRLLELAQEGTLPNRILSKALAVLAQPASDTPEARRYNALLDRLLERGLKVGDFIEEWYEVGATPASEPADSADRIVAVSRSRPTETHGPRRDIRVEVIQGIRRAGDFLKRLDLPRVIRNRGALGLDRIEGTARGSQLLSTSMAVQLSLAWILPVLMGGHFGEAFAWTLVAAGTLSGIVFGELCRRRAAWPGVAGGWLANQGVVLLALIYIDAHMVPISYQNLRAAFFITAAFATGLDRWALLRVSEAGKRANRIS